TGCCCGTGACCGACAGCCGGGGGGCGACCGCCGTGAGCCGTGCGCCGACGCGTGCGGTGCCGCTGACCTTGGTCGCGGTCGTCACGGTGATGGTGCCGGGCTTCACGGTGGCCGTGGCCCCGGACGTGCGGGTCGCCGTGGTGTACCCGGCCCTCGCTCCGGAGACCCGGACGCTGAGCGTCGCCCCGCGGTCGGCAGCGGTCAGCGTGTACGTGGACGCGGTCGCGCCGCGGATCGCGGTCCCGGACCGCAGCCACTGGTACGTCAGTGCGACGCCGGACGGCGCCCAGGTGCCGGGCTTCGCGGTGAGGGTGCGGCCCACGGCCGCCGTGCCGGAGACGACCGGTGTCGAGGGGGTGAGCGTGCCCGGGGCCACCGCGGCGGTCGCTGCGGACGGCCAGGTCACGCCGAGGTCCGAGGCGCCGACCCGGATGCTGATCGCCCGGCCGAGGTCGGCGGACGTGGGCCGGTAGGTCGTCCCCGTCGCCCCCTGGATGGGGGTGCCGTCCCTCAGCCACTGGTAGGTGAGGGGCACCTGCCAGGGGTCCCAGAACCAGGGCGCCACGGTGAGGGTGCCGCCGACGACCGGGGTGCCCGTCACCGTCGGTGCCGCCGGAGTGCCTGCGGGGGTCAGGACCGCCCAGTGCGCGGCGGTCCAGGTGCCGTCGGCGAACGGCTGGTACGTGAGCGCGGCCCACGCCCCGGCGCGCGCCACGTCTGCGGCGGTCGGGGTGTACGTGACGACGCAGGTCAGGGACGCGCCGGGCTCGACGGGCGCGTCGAGTGCGATGCCTGCGGCCCAGACGTCCCCGTCCCAGCCCCAGAAGGCGCAGTCACCGCCCGTGACCTCCGGCAGGGCGTCCGTGTCCAGGTACGCCACGAGCGCCGACTCCGGGTCCGGCACGAGGGGTGTCGCGTGCTCGTTGGTCGCGGTGTACGTCCAGGTGACGGGCACCCCGGCCGCGTAGCTGGTGGCAGGGGCCGCGGTGACCGCCAGGGTGAGCTCGTCGTCCGCGGTCGCGGCCTGCGCTCCGCCGGCGGTGCCCGCCGTCAGCAGGCCGGCACCGAGGACGGCCGTGAGGGCGGTGGCTCCGGCTCGCCGGAGCAGCGGACGGGTGAGGGGGACGTGGTGCACGCGGCGCTCCGATTCGGGTCGTGGAGGGAACGCCCGGAGCATCGGCAGCTGCTGCCGCGGCTGGAGGGGACCTCGGGCCCGGGTCGCGTCCGTTCACCCTGATGCCCGAGGCAACCGTCCGTCCGTCCGGCTCGGGACCCGATCAGGTGAACGCGGCCGCGTCCGTCCCGGGGGTGCTCACCGGGCGGCCTGCTCCTCGCGCAGCAGGGCGTACGCGAACGAGTCCAGCCACCGCCCCGACCGGTGCAGCGACTCGGCGCGGAACGTCGCCTCGCGCCGCATGCCGATCCGCTCCATGAGCCGCCACGACGGCGTGTTGTCCGCGAAGCAGAGGGCGGTGACGCGGCGCAGACCGAGGTCGGTGAAGCACAGCCCGAGCACGCGGGCCGCGGCCTCCGTCGCGAGTCCCCGGCCGTGGTGCGCCGGGTCGAACGCCCAGCCGAGCTCCGCCTGCGTCGCCACGGCGTCGCCGGCCACCTCCGTCTGCGCCCAGGCGTCCTCGACGCGGACCATGAGGTCGCCCACGACGACGCCCTCGTGCTCGGCGACCAGCGTCACCCGCAGGCGGTCCGGCTCCGCGAACTGAGGGGCCCACGCGTCGAGCGCGCCCGGCACGGCGGTCATCCACTCCGCCACGGCCGGCAGGCGCCGGTACCGCCACACCGCCTCGGCGTCGGAGGCGGTGGCGGGGCGCAGCGTCAGGCGCTCGGTGGTGACGGGCCAGGCGAGGTCCTGCAGGGCGGGGGGCACGGTCCCCATCATGCGCGCGGCGACGGCCCCGCGGAGCCGGTCTCGGACACCCGGCGGAGGCGCTGCAGGTGGTACCGCCAGCCCTCGGCGTGCTCGGCGGGCAGCGTGGGCGGGGTCCCGGCGGTCGCGAACCCGGACTCGGTGAGCATCACCTCCGTCCCCGCCCCGGCGGCGGCGAGGCGGATCGTCACGTCCAGGGGGTGCGCCCACGACGGCTCGCGCCACCGGAACGCCAGCAGGCCCGGGGCGTCGCACCGGACCACCTCGCCGGTCGCGGACCGCACCTCGCCGTCCTCGGTCCACGTCTCCACGAGCGGGGACCCGGCGACGGGGTCGAAGACGAGCTCGGGCCACCACGCGGCGCGCCCGGCGGTCAGCGCCCACCAGACCGCGTCGGGCGCGGCGGCGACGGTCTGCGAGACGGACACCGATCCGGGCGGGGACGACGGGGGCACGACCGGACGGTAGCGCGGACGCCCGCCGCACGGGATCCGTGAGCACCGCGTCGCGGGCCGTATGGGATCCGTGAGGATCGCCGCCGGCACCCCGGGGGCGGGCGTGTGATGGGCGACGGCCCCGCTCTCGCCGGGGTCGCCGCCCGGCCGAGCGCCGGTGCGGCCCCGTCCGAAGGGAGCCCCCTCGTGCTGGACCTGGTTGTCGTGGCGGCCGTGGTCGTCCTGTTCGCCCTCGTGGGCGCGGTGGCCTCGGGGGTGGAGCGGCTGTGATCGTGCT
This is a stretch of genomic DNA from Cellulomonas sp. ES6. It encodes these proteins:
- a CDS encoding GNAT family protein, yielding MPPALQDLAWPVTTERLTLRPATASDAEAVWRYRRLPAVAEWMTAVPGALDAWAPQFAEPDRLRVTLVAEHEGVVVGDLMVRVEDAWAQTEVAGDAVATQAELGWAFDPAHHGRGLATEAAARVLGLCFTDLGLRRVTALCFADNTPSWRLMERIGMRREATFRAESLHRSGRWLDSFAYALLREEQAAR
- a CDS encoding SRPBCC domain-containing protein, which encodes MPPSSPPGSVSVSQTVAAAPDAVWWALTAGRAAWWPELVFDPVAGSPLVETWTEDGEVRSATGEVVRCDAPGLLAFRWREPSWAHPLDVTIRLAAAGAGTEVMLTESGFATAGTPPTLPAEHAEGWRYHLQRLRRVSETGSAGPSPRA